From the Thermococcus sp. genome, the window CCATTCACATGTTCTTCATGCTGAATGACATCGACGTTATCTGGATGGACTCAACAAGGCGCGTCGTGGACTTCAAACGGGCCAGAAAATGGCGCCTTTACTCCCCAAAGAAGCCCGCGAAATACATAATCGAGGGACCGGTGGGACTGATAAGAACCCTCGAAGTTGAGGAGGGTGACCTGATAGACTGGTCGCCGACAGAAGACAGGGAAAAAGCCGTCCCGGTTAAGTCTCTGATTCCGGGAAAAATCGACCTGAACGGCTCGAACAACGGCATGGCGATGGCCGAGAGTGTGAGGGAAATGAGAGCCGAGCTGCCACAGTCAGGGAAAGGTTAAAGACCCGAGAGAACTTTTTACCGTTGGATACTCACAAAAATTCTCGAGGGGATCATTCCAAATAGAATTTTTCAGAACTCAAACTCAACCCCGTTCTCATCTCCCTCCCAGAGCACTATGCGATGGAGCT encodes:
- a CDS encoding DUF192 domain-containing protein, whose amino-acid sequence is MITNETKDKVWHGRVKLADSFFKRFRGLMLVKNVDHALVFVLPAETKANASIHMFFMLNDIDVIWMDSTRRVVDFKRARKWRLYSPKKPAKYIIEGPVGLIRTLEVEEGDLIDWSPTEDREKAVPVKSLIPGKIDLNGSNNGMAMAESVREMRAELPQSGKG